The nucleotide sequence ATGATAGAGCCGTCCTCAGCGCGGATGAGATAGCGCGCCTCGACCTGCGTCGTGTCCAGGCGCTTGGTCGACCAATCGCCGCCGCCGGGCACGACAGAGCCGGAGAGGCGAGGACCTGAGATCCTGCCACCGGTCACCGGCGTGAACCACAGCTTCTCATCGGGGCCACGTCCGATGTGCCAGCCTTCGTCGACGTCGATGAACAGCTCGAAGACGAACTCCAGCGCGGGGGTGGGAGCATTGGTCACGGGGACTCCTTCAACGGTGTGTAAGGCGGAAAGTTGTCGAGGCGGACGCGGGATGAGCCACCTCTGCGTCCACGCGGTGATCATGAGCGTCACAGGGCACCGGAGACGACCCGTCCCTCGAAGACCACTGCGGTCGGCGTGATCTGAGCGAGTTCGGACGAAGGCGTCGAGAACGGGTCACGGTCGAGGACCACCAGGTGTGCTGGTTTGCCGGGCGAAATCGTGCCGAACTCATGTGCGATCCGAAGCTGGAGTGCTGCGTGCGCGGTGTAGCCCAGCAGGAGCCTGTCGATGTCGAGGACGGAATCGGCTCGAGGGCGTACCGCCGCGGGCCACCGCGAGGAATCCAATGGTGTTTCGGGGTCGACGCGTGTGGCGGCGACCTGCATCCCGAAGAACGGGTCTGCGCGATGAAGCTCAGCGCTGGACACCACGTCGCTCGAGAACGTCAGTACCGCCCCGGCGTCCGCGACGACGTTGAAGTCGTACATACGGTTCCAGCGCGCCTCACCCAGGTGATGGATCGCTTCGTCGCCGAAGTACCCGCCCGACCAATGATTGGTCCAGTTGAGGATGATCCCGAGCTCTGCGGGCCGGCCCATGTCGGACGGATCGATCAGCTCGCAATGGGCGAATGTGACCTGGATGCTCCACGGATGGTCAGCGCGCTCCGGCGATCGCAGCGCCTGTTCGACCGCATCGCAGCCCGTTCGGAATGCTCGGTCCCCCACCATGTGAATGTGCAGATCGATGCCGGCGCGGTTGCACAGCTCGAGGCATCCGACGAGTTCGTCGGTCTCCATCTGGATCGCGCCGAGCTCGCCCGAGTTGTCGTCGCTGAGCAGCGGCTCGAGAACCGCGCTGCTTCCTAGTTCGTTCGTGCCGTCCAGGAACAGCTTCACCGTGCGAACGCGGGTCCGCTCCGACACCCGCTTGGCGTCGAGACGACGCACCATGTTCAGCGCGTCGGGCAGGTCGGCCATCGATCGGAATCTGATCGCTCCCTCGTAGTGCATCGGCAGATCGCCCCGCCGGTCGATCTCCACCATCGCGTCTACGACTTCCGGACTCTCGATCAGGGCATCGAACACTGCGACGACACCCTTGCTCGAGAGGAACTCGAGAACCGGAGTGATCGTCTCGGGCGTGGGATCTTCGGGTGGCGACCAGCCGAGCGCCTTGTACATGACCGGCAGACGGGGAACATGAGCGTTCTCGAGGACCAGGCCGGTCGGCTCTCCGGACGCGCTGCGGACGAACCGTTCAAGCCCCGCCGGCTCCGGATCGGGCGTGGCCTGATCGATTCCGAGCATCTCCAGCATTCGAGTGTTGACCCAGCACGCGTGGTCCCCCGCGTCTTGGCACAGCACCGGACGATCCGAGATCGCGCGGTCGAGCAGTTCCTTGGTGGGGCCTCCTTCACCGAAGATGGTGGGCGAGTAGTACTCGAAGTACAGGTACGGCCACTCCTCCTTCGGGTGGAGCTGACCGTACTCACGGATGAACGCGAGCAGTTCGTCCAGATCCTCCGTACGCGGGAGCGCGACGTGCCACCGGCTCATGGCCACCAGTCCCGGGTGCGAGTGCGCATCGATGATTCCGGGAATGATCGTCTTCCCACCCAGATCGACAACGGGGAGCTCCCCCCAATCGGGAGCATCGGTGCTCTTTCCCACCCAGTCGATCCGGCCGTCGCGGACGATGACGGTGTCACCATCGGTCAGAGCTGCATCGGAGGTTCGAACTATGCCGTTGGTCAGGACGTGGTTCAACACCGGGCGTGACTGCGGAGGGTTCGACATGGTCACGGTACTCACTCTGCTGTCATTCCCCCGAGGTACGCGATGGTCGGCATCGACATGTAAGCGAACGAGGTGATCGCTCCCCCGAGACGAGAATTCACGAACGTCGTGGTGGACAGACTCAAGAGCGGGATGGTGGCGGAGGATTCCTCCGCGATGTCCTGAGCTTCGACGATGAGTTCGGCTCGACGGTCTGGGTCGAGTGTTCCGCGCGCCTCTTCGAGCAGTGCTGACACGGTCGCATCGCTGAAGTTGGTGTAGTTGTACGGCGCACCCTCGGACAATGTGAACCCCAGCGGTTCGAGCGGCTCGGCAGCGGCGTTGAACGACGTGCCGATCGTCAGATCCACCCCGAGCCGCGTACGTGCCTGCTCGTCGTATGCCGCGGTGGCGTAGTCGAGCGACTGAACATCTTTGATCTCGATGTCGATGCCGATCGCCTTCGACTGCTGCTGGAGCAGTTGCGCGACGCTCGAGATGGTTGCCTGACCCGCTGGAATGCCCAGCACGATCCGATCGCCGCTGTAGGTGGACCCGTCAACGAGCGACTGAGCACTGGCGGGGTCGTACTGGCGTTCTTCCTCCCACCTCGCGTACGCCCCGGAATAGGTCTCGCGCTGCGCGTTGGGCCAGGTGCGCGGCGTCAGCGCGGTGTACAACGGCTCGGCGGCTCCGTTGTAGACCGTCGCTGCGAGCGCCGCGCGGTCGATGCTCTGCTGCAGCGCGCGCCGCAGGTCGACGTCGGCGAGGGGTCCGTCGGGGCGGGCGACGTAGAGCTGCAGACTCTCCATCGAGGGCCCGAAGACGAGGCTGCCTTCGGCGGCGTCCTTGAGGACCGGGATCGCGGATGGATCGATCTGGTACGATCCGTCGATCTCGCCGGTCGAGAGAGCTTGCGTCGACGCCGTGCTGTCGGTGACGAAGGTGAACTTCGCTCGCTCCACCAGTGACTGGACGTCGCTGTTCCAGTAGGCGGGATTCCTTTCCAGGACGATGCTGTCGCCGGGTTCCCAGGAGGCGAGCGAATACGGGCCGCTGCACATGATTCCGCCTGCGGGGGTTCCGAACGCCGGCCCGGCCGCTTCGGCAAACTCGCGCTCCACGACCGAGCCTGCGAACGTCGCCATCTCTGCGTTGAACATGACGTCGGGCCGAGAGAACGTCACCCGCACCGCACGCTCACCAGTCGCCTCGATCTCCGCCACGTTGGCGAAGAGAAAGGACGTGATCGAGGCGGGGTCAGCGGCTCGCTTCAGGCTGAACACGATGTCGTCGACCGTCACGGGATTGCCGTTCCAGAACGCCGCCTCCGGTTCGAGCGCGTAGACGAGGGTGAGCGGGTCCGGCGCGGTGAAACTCACCAGATTGGGACGCAGATTGTAATCTTCGTCGATTGCGAGGAGAGGGTCGCAAAGATTCGAGACCACCGTCGCTCCCGAGTACGTCGCCGCGTCCTTCGGGTCCAAGGTGGGTGGCTCGCCTTCGGGAAGATTCCAGACCACTTGCGAGACTGGCCCCTCCCCTGCAGGCATTCGGCTCAGCACCGGCACCTCTGCCGAGGGAGGGGTTGCGCCAGGCGCGCATGCCGAGGCAACGACGACCAGCATCCCGCTCAGCAGCAGCGCCGCGGACGCGCGCGAACTGGTCCGGTGCCGACGCGTTCGATGCCACATCGTCTCTCGCTTCATCTACGTGCCGTTCCGCCTCGAATGTCTTGCGTTGGGACTTTTATAGAACAACTGCTATGCAAAAAGCAACCGTCGCCTTACGCTGAACTCCATAAGCCGCCACGGCTGAGCGCGGTGTCGGTCGTCGAGCTCGTTGGAGCCGCTGCCGACGTCTAGGCGCCACGGTCGCCGCGCCCGCGGTCCGATGAGACCCCGTGATTTCGTTGCGCAGGTCACGGAATTGCGCCATCTCGTCAGCCTCACGCGCCCGATACCGGCACGAGCAACACATCCACAGCGAACGCTCGGCCGGTTTCCGGATCGATCAGGATGGGATTGGCCTCCAACTCCGCGATCAGTCCACGGAAATCCTGCATGAGCCAAGAGACTCGCACCACGGTGTCGATCAGCGGGCCATCGTCGACAATCGGGTTGATTCCGCGATAGCCATCCAGCAGCTGACCCAGCCGGGTCATGCCGAGGGCCCTCTTCACAGCGCCAGGTGAGGCGGGCGCGAATACCGACTCCGTGTCACGGAGAAGCTCGACGAGTACGCCCCCGAGTCCGACACCAACCGTTGCACCAATGGCCGGATCGCTCACGGCTCCGACGATCGCCTCGATACCGGTCGGCAACTGACGCTGAACTTCGGCACCGATCAACACTGCTTCAGGATGTGACAGCCGGATGCGCTCGAACATCTCTGCCCACTCGATTCGCAGCGCTGCCGAGCTTGGGATCCCGACGACCACTCCTCCCACCTCGGTGCGGTGAGGTATGTCCGGTGAGTCGACTTTCAAGACGACGGGGTATCCGACTGAGTCCGCCCAAGCGGCAGCTTCTTCAACAGAACCGGTCCGTATCGACGGCGCGCTCCTGATGCCGTAGGCGAGCAGCAATTGCTCGCCTACGCCGTTGGCGATTCTCCCGCCAGAAGCGCGCACGAGGGATCGGAGTTCCTCGAGTTCCGAACCCTGCGGCAGACCTGACGGCCGCGGCGCTTCGTCGAGTCCCGGCGAAAGGGCCTCAGCCGCGCCGACGATCGCCGTCAGGGCGTTGCCGATCCCACGAATGTGAGGAAACGGATCATCGGTGGAAGCGACGCGGCTGGGGTGGAGGGACAGCGACGAGCTGGACGCCAAGACGAACGGCTTGGCGTGCCGAAGCGCGGCAGCGCGTGCGTCAGCCACGATTTCGTCCTCGTAGCTGATCTCGACGTCGTTCAAACTCGCCTGCGAATCCGTGATGACAAGCAACACATCGACCGTGGGGTCTTCAGCGAGCAGATCCAGGCAGCGGCCGTACCAATCGTCCTTCACGCTCTCGCTGCCGCCAGCGTCGAGGGGATTGTTGATTCCAGCGCCGGGCAGTGCTTCCTGCAGCATCGCCCGGGTTTCAGCGCTCAGGGGGGCGAGAGCCGCGCCCGCTGAGTCCGCCAGATCGGCGGCCAGGGCGGCTTGGCCGCCCGAGATCGTGATCGCAGCAATTCTTGCGGTTCCGAAGGCTTTGTGTCGATGGTGAGCCAGCAGTTCCAATGTGGCCGCGAGCGTGTCGTAATCGTGGACAAGCGGCACACCGATTCGGTCGAAGAAGGCCGCGACGACGCGGTCCTCTGACATCATCGCGCCGGTGTGCGCGACCGTCGCGATGGCACCCGCTCGGCTTCGCCCCACTTTCAGAGCCACGACCGGCTTGCCGGCCTCGCGAGCTCTTTCGACGGCCTGCGCGAAGCGGTCGGCGGCGCCCACCGACTCGATGATGACGCCGATCACGCCTGTCGCGTCATCATCCACAAGGAAGTCGATGTAGTCGGCGGTAGTGGTGCACGCCTCGCTCCCCGTGGACACCACGTGCGAGAACCCCACGCCGGTCATCGAGCGGGCCACGAAGATGGCGCCGGAGCCGGACTGCGAGATCAGCGCGACCGGACCGGCGGGGAGTCCCGCGAGAATCCCCTCATCCGCCCACAGCATCACATCGTCGGCGACATTGATCAAGCCCATGCAGTTCGGCCCGTGCACCGGCATGCCCGAGTCGTGGGCGAACGACGCGAGTTCAACCAGGTCGGCCGAGGACATGCCCACGCTCATCACGAGGGCCGCTCGGGCGCCTGCCTCGCGCGCGCCGCGCACCGCGGCGACGACTGCCTGCGGAGCAACGGCGACGACGACGAGGTCGACTGCTCCTGCCTCTTGAGCCGTCGTCACGGCCTCCACCCCTTCGATGCGCCCGCCCGCCGGGTTGATGACGACGATCCGACCCGGATACGCGCTGGCGCGCAGATTGCGGATGACCTGGTTGCCGGTTGCGTTCGAGCGCGAACTGGACGCGCCGATGATCGCGACGCTCGCGGGCTTCATCATCGCCGCTAGAGAACTCGGGTGGGCACGCAACTGCTCGGTCACAGTAGACCTTTCGGGAGTGGATAAGGGTCTCCTGATTATGGCTCTTTTTTGCATCAGATGCTATATAAAAGTCGAGATGACGTCGCCGAGCCGGAGGGACGACGTCGAACTGCGGATGGCCCCGCTACGCCGTCCCCGCCCGCCCGCCTGCCTGGTCGGCCGGCAGGTGCGCGTCCCGCTGCGTGCGTCCGAGCTAGGGCGTGTCTGAAAAAGGTTGAGGACTGTGGCTGAGAGTCTTGATGGGTGTCGCGGTTTCGGTTGCTCTCGGATGCTCAGTGGTCGTTGATCGAGGACATGTTGCCGCGGCCGACCGGGCGGCCGGGGCGGAAGTTCTCTGACGCGAGGCTGATGGTCGAGGCGATCATCTACCGGTACCGGTGCGGGATCGCGTGGCGGGACTTGCCGGAGGTGTTCGGGCCGTGGCAGACGGTGTGGACGTGGCATCACCGGATGGCCGCTGCCGGCACCTGGGACAAGGTGCACGCGAAGCTGACCGCCGCGGCCGACGCGGCGGGGTTGATCGATTGGTAGCTGTCGGTGGACTCGACCGTCGCCCGCGCGCATCAGCACGCGACGAACACGACCCGCACCACAGGGGGCTGGGTCGAACTACACGAATCTGCTGATCGAGCCGCCTGATCATGGGATCGGCCGCTCCCGCGGCGGGCTGTCGACGAAGATCCATCAGCTCGTCGACGGCAACGGGCTGCCACTGGTCACGCTGATCACGCCGAGGCAGGCCGGCGACTCACCGATGTTCCTGCCGCTGATGGCGCAACTGCGGGTCGGTCGCGACGTTGGCCGGCCGCGGACTCGTCCGGACGCGGTCCGCGGTGACAAGGCGTACTCGTCTCGCGCGATCCGCGGGCACCTCCGCTCCCGCGGGATCAAGGCGGTGATCCCCGAGCCCGACGATCAGAAGGGCCACCGCAAGCGCCGCGGGTCACGCGGCGGCAGGCCGGTCGGGCTCGACGTCGCGGACTACAAGAACCGCAACGTGATCGAGCGCCGCTACTGCCCCACCAAGCAATGGCGCGGCCTCGCCACCCGCTTCGACAAACACGCCGTCACCTACCGCGCCGCCGTGTCCTCAACGCCGTCATCGCATGGACAAAGTCATTGTCAGACACGCCCTAGACGTCTTCGACGGCCGCACTGCTGTCGCCCGTCACGGGCGGGTCGCCGCCCGCGGCGGCGAGTCGATCCAGCTGGACCACTACTTCGAAGTCCTCCGCGTCCTGCGCATCGGAATGCCATCGCCTCGATAGGTCCTGGAAGCGTGGCGCATTGTTCGTCCGAGGATGTAGAGCAGCTCGCGCTCGTCATTCGGCACACTCCGCGCGATAACGACTGCTTGCCGTCGTCGTCGATGAGTACGCAGTGATGTTGGTACTTGCCGGCGTCTACGCCAGCCAGAATCGCGACAAGATCTGCTCCTCGCCTAGCGCGTGGCGAGTGTCCCGATCTGAAGCAAACGCCTATGCCGGCGGTTCCTTGCAAGACGATGGATCGCATATCTCGATCAGCGGCGAGCCGTTGCGAGGCACCGGGAAGATTTCTTGCCGAAGAGTACGACCTTCCGTCGCCCAGCACCATCGCCAACTGGACGAGCATCTATCGACGGGACGGCGAAGACGGGTTGGGTCCGAAGACGCGCGGTCGACCCCGACCGATCGGGGGCGGATCCCGCCGGAGAGTGAGATCGATGCTCTGCGCAGGGATGGGCTCCGGCTGCGCTCCAGTCGCCGGCGAAGTCGTCGATCGCCACCGTCGCGATCGACGACTTCGCCTACGGGGTGGGCAAGGGCGCTTTCGTCCGTGGACGTCGTGTCAGCGTACGGGAGTCAGCTCGCACTCACCCCGATCGGTCAGAATGCCAGAGTCGAGGCCGGGCTTAGTTCATGCCACGTGCGGTTGTGGTAGACGAGCGGCCGCGCCGCATCCGACTCCGCCTCGCCCCGGTCGACGATCTCGACCGCCTCTACGATGCAGAGAGTCGACGAGCCGGCGCGCACGCGGTCGACCATCCGCGCGCGGACGATCACGGGGGCGCCGACGAAGAAGGGCTCGCCTCCGGGCAGCACGTCCCACTGCTCCGCGTCCCTGAATCGGTCAGCGCCGCGCTCGGCGCCGAGCTTCGCCAGCCACGCGCACCCCGCGTCGAGCATGTGCACGACGACCGTCTCTGCAGCGAGCACGACGGGAGTGCTCGACGAGATGTCCGAGACGGAGAAGACGAGGAGAGGAGGCTCTGCGCTCAAAGAGGAGAGCGAACTGACGGTGAGAGCAGCGTTCACACCGCCCGCACTGGCGGAGACCACGGCGACCCCGGCCGGATGGTTTCGAAAGGCGCTCTTGAACTGATCCGCCGATACGGCTTGAGCTGTCTGCTCCACGATCGCTGACCTCTCTCTGTCCACTGAAGTCGCTGTAACCATGCTTGCGTCTCCGTTCAGTGCGGTTGCACTTCCACAACCGGGTCTTATCCTGGCGGCTCGGGCGGTATGGCCCTCGGCCAAGAACTTCGTAGCGTTCATTCTCAATGAACAGTTCTGGTGTGTCAAGACCCTCAGTGAACACCTACCACTCCCTCATGTGGAATCACTTAACGAACGGGGGCGCCATCGCTTCTGCTGCGCCACGCCCCTGGCGTCGACGTGTCCAGTCAGAGGCTCGATGTCCAGTACAAATTGACAGAACCCACCGACTCTGTCATTTTGTGATGAACGAATATCACCACGTCCAAGCCGAAAGCGAGCAAGACATGGGTGAGGCAGAGATCCGATCGCAGGTGTCCACGATCATCTCCAAGATCGACGCGCTGCGACCACTGCTCGTCGCCAGCGGCCGAAGCGGTGATCAGACGCGCCATGTGGACGACGAGGCGTTCGCGGCACTGGTGGGCACAGGGGCGTTCGCCGTCTCCGCCCCCGAGAAGTTCGGTGGACTCGCTGCGAATACCCGCGAGTCGATCGCCGTCGCTCGCGCAGTCGCACGCGGAGATGGAAGCCTCGCGTGGATGTTCGGCATTCTCGACTCGGGGGCCTGGGTCCTTAGCCTGATGGACGACCGCGCTCAGGCGGACGTCTGGGGCAACGATGCAGACGGGAACCGTCTCGTCTCGATCGTGCTGGCCACGACGTCGGATTCCACTCCCACCGACGGCGGATACCGGGTCTCCGGGAAGTGGGCCTACGGCACCGGCAGCACGCACGCGAACTGGTCCCTTCTGGGCATCCCGCTAAGGAACGGTGCCGGCGAGATCGTCGACGCGGGCTTGGCACTAATTCCCGCTTCTGATCTGTCCTCCGAAGACAATTGGCATGTCGCCGGAATGAGGTCCACATCGAGCGTCACGCAAATCGCGCAGGACGTGTTCGTACCTGCTCACCGCGTCTTGCCGTTGACCGCGGCCGTCGAGGGTGACCACCTCGGCAGCAACACCGAGACAACGTATCGGACGGTCTTCGTCCCGTCGCTGTTCATGAAGCTGGTCGGGCCCCATCTGGGCATGGGGCGCGCAGCACTCGACTTCCTCATCTCCCACGCCGACACGAAGTCCATCCCGTATACCGGGTACGAGAAGCAGGCAGATTCCAGCATCTTCCAGTCGGTGATCGCGAGAGCGAGCGTCAACCTGAGCGCCGCCGAGTCGGTCGCGCAGCAGGTCGCCGATGAGATCTACGCCGGGGCCGATCGCGACTACTACGCTCCTTACGCGACCCGCATCGAGATGCGAGCGAAAGCGGCGTGGGTGGTCGAGACGATCACAGCCGTGATCAACGACCTGGTGACGGCACACGGCTCGAGCGGCTTCGCGGAGGCGTCTTCTCTGCAGCGGATCTGGCGTGACCAGGCTACCGCTGCCACGCATGGTCACACGCTCGGCGCGAGCGGGTACGAGGCGTACGGCAAGGTTCTGCTCGGACGCGAGGACGATGCCCGCTTCGTGCTTCCCATCGTGTGACGGCCGCGTCGAGTCAGGAAGAGGTACGGAGGATGTCAATGGAGGCAGAACCACGAACTTCCGCTGAGGAGTTCCGTTTCGCGTTCCGCTCGCACCCCGCCGGCGTAGCCGTCGTCACCGCTGACGCGGGCGACGGACCGGTGGCCATGACGGTGAGTTCGGTGGCGTCGATCTCCATCAACCCACCGACGTTGATGTTCTCGGCCTCGGCGATCTCGTCGAGCACCCCGACCATCTGCAGGGCGGAGACGGTCGTCGTGCACCTACTCGCGGCCGACCATGTCGCGCTTGCCAGACTCGGGTCGCGTAGCGGTGCCGCGCGGTTCGGAAGCGACATCGAATGGGGGCGGCTACCGACCGGCGAGCCGTACTATCCGGGGGTGACGTGGCTGCGTGGCCGCGTCGTGCAACGCATCGACGTGCACGGGTCGACGGTGCTCATCGTCGAGGCGATCGAGGCGAAACCTCACGTCGAGGATGAGGCGGGCGAGCCGGCGCCGTTGGTCTATCACAATCGGCGGTGGCATGTGATCAACGGGAAGACCGAGCTGCCCACGACTGCGGCTCCCCCCTTCCACAGGGTGTATGGGCGCGACGACTGACGTACGAAGCGAGACAGCGCGCAGACTTCATCCCGCTCGACGCATCGGGAAGGCCCGCGCGATGTCGCACCTGGCCCCCCCCCGCAGGCACCGTGATCGGCGTCGAGTCGCTCTTCAACGGAGCGACGGTCCAGTTCGACGCGATTTCCAGGTTGTCAGAACGAGAAAGGAGGGGCTCAGCATGAACCACATCGGTTTCTTGGGCCTGGGCCGCATGGGAGCGGCCATTTCACTACGCGTAGCTCGGTCGGGATCACCGATCGTGGTCTGGAACCGGACACGGCTCGCCCCGGACAGTGAGCTGCTCAGCGCTGGACTGACACAAGCGGATTCTGCGGCGGAGGCTCTCGCGGCGCCGGTCTCGTTCTCCATGCTGGCGGACGACTCAGCCGCCGACGCCGTCCTGAGCCGCGCGAACATCGGGGCCGCCGCGTACGGCCGCGTACACGTGAACCTGGCCTCCGTCAGCGCCCAGATGGCAGATCTTCTCACCCGCCGGTTTGCCGATGCGGGTGTGACCTACATCGCGGCGCCGGTCCTGGGTCGACCCGAGGTGGCCGCAGAGGGCGCCCTGAACATCCTCGTCGCAGGACCCCAACACGCCGTGGCGGAGGTCGATCCTCTGCTCGCCTTCGCCAGCGTCAAGCGGTGGTACCTCGGAGAGTCGCCACGACAGGCCAACGCCGTGAAGGTCGCGATGAATTTCATGCTGCTCCATGCCCTGGAGTCCATGGCTGAGGGAATCGCGCTCGTCGAGGCGGAAGGCGTCAACGGGTCGGACTTCGTAGATCTGTTCACGACCACCTTCTTCGGCGGGCCCATTCACCGGGTCTACGGCCGCATCATCGCGGACAGGCGCTATGACCCGCCGGGCTTCACCGTCGCGCTCGGCCTGAAGGATCTGAGTCTCGCTGAGCAGCTCGCCGCGGAGAGGCGCGTTGAGTTGCCGACGGCGCCGGTTCTGCGCGCGCGGTTCGAGACCGCGCTGGCTGACCCCCAGCTCGCGGGTCTGGACTGGTCGGTCATCGCCGAACTCGGGCGGGCGACCGCATCGTGACGCGCGCCGCGATCGCGCCCTACCCGATATCCCACGGGGCGCAGGTGCCCCGTCCGAAGGAGTGACATGAAGAACACCGGTACCACGGGCACGAACGGTGTCGACTGGGAGGCGCGGGTCGATTTCGACCGGCTTCGCGACGAGCGACTCGCCCGTTTGAAGGCGGAGCTGCAGCGATCGGAGCTGGGAGCCGTCCTGGCATTCGACTTTTCGAACATCCGTTATATGACGTCCACCCACATCGGAACCTGGGCGATGGACAAGCTCATCCGCTTCAGTTTGCTGACACGCAACACCGACCCCATCTCGTGGGACTTCGGATCAGCGGCCAAGCACCACGCTCTCTACAATCCCTGGCTCGACGTCACCTCATCCGAGATGGATGC is from Microbacterium sp. LWH3-1.2 and encodes:
- a CDS encoding amidohydrolase, which codes for MSNPPQSRPVLNHVLTNGIVRTSDAALTDGDTVIVRDGRIDWVGKSTDAPDWGELPVVDLGGKTIIPGIIDAHSHPGLVAMSRWHVALPRTEDLDELLAFIREYGQLHPKEEWPYLYFEYYSPTIFGEGGPTKELLDRAISDRPVLCQDAGDHACWVNTRMLEMLGIDQATPDPEPAGLERFVRSASGEPTGLVLENAHVPRLPVMYKALGWSPPEDPTPETITPVLEFLSSKGVVAVFDALIESPEVVDAMVEIDRRGDLPMHYEGAIRFRSMADLPDALNMVRRLDAKRVSERTRVRTVKLFLDGTNELGSSAVLEPLLSDDNSGELGAIQMETDELVGCLELCNRAGIDLHIHMVGDRAFRTGCDAVEQALRSPERADHPWSIQVTFAHCELIDPSDMGRPAELGIILNWTNHWSGGYFGDEAIHHLGEARWNRMYDFNVVADAGAVLTFSSDVVSSAELHRADPFFGMQVAATRVDPETPLDSSRWPAAVRPRADSVLDIDRLLLGYTAHAALQLRIAHEFGTISPGKPAHLVVLDRDPFSTPSSELAQITPTAVVFEGRVVSGAL
- a CDS encoding DUF3237 domain-containing protein, with product MTNAPTPALEFVFELFIDVDEGWHIGRGPDEKLWFTPVTGGRISGPRLSGSVVPGGGDWSTKRLDTTQVEARYLIRAEDGSIIDIVNRGYFRASPDVEARLDAGERVDENEYYFRTAFTFRTDAPAHRWLAESQFVGFARDEEGQIRIRVYLLP
- a CDS encoding acetate--CoA ligase family protein; its protein translation is MTEQLRAHPSSLAAMMKPASVAIIGASSSRSNATGNQVIRNLRASAYPGRIVVINPAGGRIEGVEAVTTAQEAGAVDLVVVAVAPQAVVAAVRGAREAGARAALVMSVGMSSADLVELASFAHDSGMPVHGPNCMGLINVADDVMLWADEGILAGLPAGPVALISQSGSGAIFVARSMTGVGFSHVVSTGSEACTTTADYIDFLVDDDATGVIGVIIESVGAADRFAQAVERAREAGKPVVALKVGRSRAGAIATVAHTGAMMSEDRVVAAFFDRIGVPLVHDYDTLAATLELLAHHRHKAFGTARIAAITISGGQAALAADLADSAGAALAPLSAETRAMLQEALPGAGINNPLDAGGSESVKDDWYGRCLDLLAEDPTVDVLLVITDSQASLNDVEISYEDEIVADARAAALRHAKPFVLASSSSLSLHPSRVASTDDPFPHIRGIGNALTAIVGAAEALSPGLDEAPRPSGLPQGSELEELRSLVRASGGRIANGVGEQLLLAYGIRSAPSIRTGSVEEAAAWADSVGYPVVLKVDSPDIPHRTEVGGVVVGIPSSAALRIEWAEMFERIRLSHPEAVLIGAEVQRQLPTGIEAIVGAVSDPAIGATVGVGLGGVLVELLRDTESVFAPASPGAVKRALGMTRLGQLLDGYRGINPIVDDGPLIDTVVRVSWLMQDFRGLIAELEANPILIDPETGRAFAVDVLLVPVSGA
- a CDS encoding NAD(P)-dependent oxidoreductase — translated: MNHIGFLGLGRMGAAISLRVARSGSPIVVWNRTRLAPDSELLSAGLTQADSAAEALAAPVSFSMLADDSAADAVLSRANIGAAAYGRVHVNLASVSAQMADLLTRRFADAGVTYIAAPVLGRPEVAAEGALNILVAGPQHAVAEVDPLLAFASVKRWYLGESPRQANAVKVAMNFMLLHALESMAEGIALVEAEGVNGSDFVDLFTTTFFGGPIHRVYGRIIADRRYDPPGFTVALGLKDLSLAEQLAAERRVELPTAPVLRARFETALADPQLAGLDWSVIAELGRATAS
- a CDS encoding flavin reductase family protein, translating into MNATKFLAEGHTARAARIRPGCGSATALNGDASMVTATSVDRERSAIVEQTAQAVSADQFKSAFRNHPAGVAVVSASAGGVNAALTVSSLSSLSAEPPLLVFSVSDISSSTPVVLAAETVVVHMLDAGCAWLAKLGAERGADRFRDAEQWDVLPGGEPFFVGAPVIVRARMVDRVRAGSSTLCIVEAVEIVDRGEAESDAARPLVYHNRTWHELSPASTLAF
- a CDS encoding acyl-CoA dehydrogenase family protein, with the translated sequence MGEAEIRSQVSTIISKIDALRPLLVASGRSGDQTRHVDDEAFAALVGTGAFAVSAPEKFGGLAANTRESIAVARAVARGDGSLAWMFGILDSGAWVLSLMDDRAQADVWGNDADGNRLVSIVLATTSDSTPTDGGYRVSGKWAYGTGSTHANWSLLGIPLRNGAGEIVDAGLALIPASDLSSEDNWHVAGMRSTSSVTQIAQDVFVPAHRVLPLTAAVEGDHLGSNTETTYRTVFVPSLFMKLVGPHLGMGRAALDFLISHADTKSIPYTGYEKQADSSIFQSVIARASVNLSAAESVAQQVADEIYAGADRDYYAPYATRIEMRAKAAWVVETITAVINDLVTAHGSSGFAEASSLQRIWRDQATAATHGHTLGASGYEAYGKVLLGREDDARFVLPIV
- a CDS encoding ABC transporter substrate-binding protein, encoding MSFTAPDPLTLVYALEPEAAFWNGNPVTVDDIVFSLKRAADPASITSFLFANVAEIEATGERAVRVTFSRPDVMFNAEMATFAGSVVEREFAEAAGPAFGTPAGGIMCSGPYSLASWEPGDSIVLERNPAYWNSDVQSLVERAKFTFVTDSTASTQALSTGEIDGSYQIDPSAIPVLKDAAEGSLVFGPSMESLQLYVARPDGPLADVDLRRALQQSIDRAALAATVYNGAAEPLYTALTPRTWPNAQRETYSGAYARWEEERQYDPASAQSLVDGSTYSGDRIVLGIPAGQATISSVAQLLQQQSKAIGIDIEIKDVQSLDYATAAYDEQARTRLGVDLTIGTSFNAAAEPLEPLGFTLSEGAPYNYTNFSDATVSALLEEARGTLDPDRRAELIVEAQDIAEESSATIPLLSLSTTTFVNSRLGGAITSFAYMSMPTIAYLGGMTAE
- a CDS encoding flavin reductase family protein, producing the protein MEAEPRTSAEEFRFAFRSHPAGVAVVTADAGDGPVAMTVSSVASISINPPTLMFSASAISSSTPTICRAETVVVHLLAADHVALARLGSRSGAARFGSDIEWGRLPTGEPYYPGVTWLRGRVVQRIDVHGSTVLIVEAIEAKPHVEDEAGEPAPLVYHNRRWHVINGKTELPTTAAPPFHRVYGRDD